A segment of the Allosaccharopolyspora coralli genome:
TCCAGCACAAGATCCACAAGTCCGCGCTGGGCGCCGAACATCTCGTGCGCTGCCTGCACCATCCGGGCGTACCCGCACTGCTCGCCGAGCTGAGCTCCGAGGGATTCACCGTCGCGGGCCTGGAGATCGACGATCGTGCGGTCACGATCGCCGACTACACGCCACCGGGCAAGATCGCACTGCTGCTGGGCGAGGAAACCGCGGGCATTCCGGCGAAGCTTCGCGGCGAGTGCGACGTCCTGCTCGAGATTCCGCAGTTCGGGACCAAGGGGTCGTTGAACGTCGCGGTCGCGGCCGGGATCGCCTTCTACAGCCTTCGCTGTTCCTGATCTCACGGTCAGTTCCCGAGCAAGGGCACCAGCTGCCGGCGAGCGAACGCACGGCTGCGCTCGTCGCCGGTGTCCGGGATGCCTCCGTCCGGCGTCAACAGCATCGAGTGCACCAGCCTGACGTAGACCTCGGCGGTCACGTCGGGATCCACTACCGGTAACCGGCCCGCCCGTCGGTGTGCTCGCAGCTTCTCGGCGAGAAAGTCGCGACCGATCGCGAGGATCGTGCCCGCGTGCACGGTCATCGACGGCAACACGTCGCGGGTGTCGTGGGTCAGCAGGCGATTCAACAGCCGGTGCCCTCGAAGGCCGGTCATCACCACCACGTAGGTCTCGACGATCTGCTCGGCCGGGTCGGTGAACCGGCCGACCGCCTCGTCGACGGTCTCGAGGAAGCGGCGCACTTCCCGCAGCAGCACGGCGGAGACCATCGCATCCTTGTCCGGGTACCGGCGATACACCGTGGCACGGCCGAGTCCGGCCCGCCGGGCGATGCCGTGCATCGTGGTGCGCTGGATCCCGTTCTCCTCGAAGGCACCGAGCGCCGCGTCGAGCACTCGTCGGCTCAGCGCTTCCTCGGGTTCGGAGTCCCGGACGCGCGTGCGAACCGCCTCGCTCGCGCTCATGTGTTCACCCGTGCAGGCCGGGACGCGGCGCGAGAGCGGTGGAACGATTCCGGTCCGAGCTCGGTGATCTCGTACCCGTGGGGGTACGTGGGCGTGTTCGGCAGGACCGGTCGCGAATCGGGCCGCGGCGGACCGAGACGAATCAGGGCACCTCGCAGTTTCAGCGCGAGTTGCGCCGTCGTCCGCAGCACTCGCGGCGGACGGGGCAGCGCGAACGCGTCGAGCAAGTGCGGGTCCATGAGCAGTCGGGTGGCTCCGCCGACCGGCCCGGCCAGCGGGGGCGGGAACCACGAGCCGAACAACTTCATCGTCGCGTCCGCGACACGTTTGCCGCCCGCATCGAAAGCGAACCGTTCCCGTTCGTACCCGTCGAGTAGTCGCTCGAACTCCTCGTAGGTTTCCGGTATGCCGTCGAGACGCATCCCCTCACCCATCCGACGCATCGCGTTCGTCAACCCGCGGACCTCCCGCGGGTGCAGCCGTCGCCACCCGTAGTTCTCGATCCAGCGGACCGGAACGACGACGAAGGTCGCCAGCGTGTACACGAAATCGTCGTTGCTGATGCGGTACCGGCCGTGGATCCGGTTGAGCTGGTCGAGCGCGTCCCGGCGGCGTTCACTGTCGACTTCCGACTGCAAGATCTCGTAGAGCACCAGGACGGTGTCGTCGTAGCGCTTCTGCGGACAGCGCGTGAACTCGCCCGTCGCGTCGAGCAGGCGACCGATCGCCGGAACCGCGTAGGTACGGAACAGGGCGAGCTCCAACGAACGCGTGATGTCCCACGGGAATTCGTACTGGGACAGGAGTCGGTAGATCTCGTCACAGTCCCGCTCCGGATCGAGCTCGAGAATGTGACGCAACCGGTCGAAACGCTGCATTCCACGACACCTCCGCAGTGGTGGTCGTCACGGCACGACCGTAAGACCAGCGAGACACACGGTCAAGCTTTGTCTCAGAGGCATGTAGAAGGCGTGGTACTCAACAGGACCCCAACACCGCGAGGCGCGAACTGGCGCGGCGGTACCGGACCACCTCGCAGTCCCACAGTGCGCTCTCACCGGCGCTCGTGCGCAGCTGCTGTCGGTACCCTCTTACGATGGGCGGACCATCCCCGCCCGTACGGAGACATCTGTGGCTCGCACTCGGATACCCGTGATCGTCGTCGCCGGATTCCTCGGCTCCGGGAAGACCACGCTGCTCAACCACCTGCTCCGCCAGTCCGGCGGGACCCGGATCGGTGTCATCGTCAACGACTTCGGCTCGATCAACATCGACGCCATGGCGGTCGCGGGCCAGGTCGACGCGATGGTGTCGCTGGACAACGGATGTTTGTGCTGTGCGGTCGATCCCGGCGAGTTGGACACGATGGTGCACAAACTCAGCCGGCCGCAGTCCGCGATCGACGTCATCGTCATCGAGGCCAGCGGCCTCGCGGATCCGCGCAGCATCGTGAAAATGCTCATCTCAAGCGAGGAACCGGGCATCCGTTACGGCGGCTTCGTCGAGGTCGTCGACGCCGTCGAGTTCGACTCCACCAGATCTCGACACCCCGAGATCGACACTCAGATCGACTTCGCCGACGTGGTGCTGGTGAACAAGATCGACCGCGTCGACGCCGACTCTCGTGCGTCGGTGCTGCGCACACTGGGGACAATCACTCCGGGTACGCCGTTGCTTCCGACCGAACACGGCCGCATCGACCCGAGCTTCCTGTTCGACGAGCACGCCCGCTCCACGCAACCCAAGGTCGGCGAGCAGCTGTCGCTGGACGATCTCTGCGCGCACGACGAAGACGACCACGAGCACTTGCACACCGTCTACGAGACGGTGACGTTCACCTCCGAGTCACCGATGGATCCACGCAGCCTCATGCACTTCCTCGACCATCGACCCGCCGGTTTGTACCGCCTCAAAGGCAACGTCTACTTCGGACTCGCGGACCATCCGGAGAAGTTCGTCCTGCACACCGTCGGCAACTATCTCCGGTTCCACCGGAGAGGATGGGATTCCGGCGAGACCCGTACCACCTCGTTGGTCGCGATCGGCGCGGGCCTGGACACCACGGACCTGACAGCTCGGCTGCGGGACTGCGTCGCGCCGGAATCGTCCGAACACGACGAGTTCAGCATGCTCCCCATCCTGCGCTTCACCGACGGATGAGAACTGCTTGCAGACGGTGCGCCAGGGGGGTCGGGTAGCGGAACCTCAGCACCGGTGGTCGGGCCGCGTACGTGGTGACGGCTCAGCGCCTTCGCCGCTGACACGACACGACGACTTCTCGTACTGCACACCCTCTGGATCTGTCTCGCGCACTCTCCCGCCCGGCCGCTACGGAACCACCCACGCAGATCAACGCGCACACCCGCTCGGGCGTTCTGTGCGGGCGAGCGTCGAGAGCGCGTCGGTCAGATGCCGCACGAACGTCCGGCGTTGTTGCTCACCGATGCTGTCGAGCGAGAGGTACGGGTTGAGGTCTTCGAGCTCGACCAGTCGCAGTTCGCCGTCGGGCGTGCGACAGGCGTCGACGCGCTGGATGCCGTGTTCGATACCGTTCCAGTCGACAAAGCCTCGTGCGAAATCCAGGTCGGTCTCACTCGGCTCGTAGGTCGTCAGACCCCACCGTTGTGCGGGGTCTGGTGTGTACAGTGCGTATTCGAAGGTGTAGCCGACGAAGTAGAACGACACCTCGTACTCGAGGTCGACGCGCGGCTGGATCAGCACGTCACGATCGTTGATCCCGGAGATCTCCGACGGGCCCACGATACTCATCCCCACGGAGTCGGCACCGAACTTCGGCTTGACCACGTAGCTGTCGCACTCCGGAAGCCGGCCGAGATCGTCGACGGTGTCGACGGTCGGGATCACCGGATACCCGGCTCGGTACAGGTCGACGAGGTACTGCTTTCCCTGCATGTCGGCTTTGCCGGTCAGCTCGGTGAAAACCCGCGCACCGGTGGCCAGGGCATGGTCACGGAACTGCTCGTACTCCCGCGGGTAGTAGATGACCGGACCGCTGTTGCGTACGAGCGCGACGTCGAAACCGTCCATCAGAGCGACGGCGTGCCGCGGATGGCAGAGGGCGACGTCGAACGCCTCGCCCAGTTGGGACGAGAGGGAGATGTCCTCGTCGCAGTACCGGCGACCACGAGCTTCGTACGACAAGTCGGTCACGAGGAGCAGGGTGGGCCTGGCGGAGGACATACCCCAGTGTTTCACGTCCCTGCTCTACTCCCGCACGACAGCACGAGCCCCCGCACAGGCCGCTCGCCCGCGCGCACCAGGTTTCGGGTCAGCGTGAGTACGTTCCGACGACCCGGTTCTGTTCCAGCACGTGCGGACCGTACTGGGTGAGGAAGTCCTCCCGGGTCGGTGTGCCGTCGACCAGCGTGTCCAACGCGTAGACCCAGAAGTAGTAGCGGTGCACACCGTGTCCCGACGGCGGATTCGGCCCGGTGTAGCCGGTTTTGCCGAGACTGTTCGGCCCTTGTCGACCGCTCTCGGAATCGACCGTGCGGGTCTCGGGCGCGAGACCGTAGACGGTCCAATGCGTGAACCCGTCAGGCATGGGTGCGTCCGGGTCGTGGCAGATCACCGCCAACTCGACGGCGTCGGCCGGGACACCCGTGATGTCGAGGTCGACGGAGGTGTTCACACCTTCGACCGCGTGTTCGCGCGGGATCGGCTGATCCGGCTCGAAGTTCCTGCAGCTGATGCTGAGCTCGTCGATCCTGACCGCCATGTCGTGCACCTTCCTGTCACCGAGGATGTCCGGTCCTCCACGATCGCAACCGGTCGTCGATCACGCCAACCCTGCCCAAGAGTCGGTTCACAATGAGCGGTTGTCGTGTCTTGTCAGCGGCGGAGCACTGAGCGTTCAACCACGTACGCAGCCGGACCTCCGCCACCCCACCCACCGAGCAAACCGACTGACAGGAGCCATCAACATTGTGCGGAGACCGCTCGTTCGGACAGGGCGGCGTCGAGTGTCCGCGCCCATTGCCGGACGATCTGCGTCCGCCGCGCCGAATCGTCGGTGAGTACGTCGGCCAAGCCGAGACCGCGTGCCATGTCGAGAGTGCCCTGCACGAGACGGTGACCGACCCGGTCGCCGTCATCGACGCCGAGCAACTCCACCATCGCGCGGTGCGCCGCTCGGCCGAACCGAGCCTCCAGCGGGACGATCCGTTCACGCAACGACTCGTCGGCCGCCGCCGCTGTCCACACCTGCAACGCAGCCTTGAACAGCGGGGACGTGTAGTGCTCGACCATCCGGACCAGGATCGCCTCCGTACGCTCCGGACCCTGCGGTAGCTCGCCGGCTTCCTCGCGGACCAGTGCGAGTCGGTTGTCGGTCATGAACTCCAGCGCCGCGGTGATCAGCTCTTCGCGCGTCGGAAAATGATGCTGGGCCGCGCCGCGGGAGACTCCGGCGTGCTCGGCGACGACGCTGACCGTGGTGGCCTGCCAGCCATGGTCGGCGAGGCAGTCGATCGCCGACTCCAACAGCCGCTGACGGGTGGCACGGCTTCGTTCCTGCTTCGGTTCCCGGGTACTCATGTCCCTCTCCTGGTGGTGTCCGTCACCGGGCCCACCACGGCGTTCGCTTCTCCAGGAACGCCATCATGCCTTCCCGGGCCTGCTCGCTCGCGAACAACCTCGCCGAGCGGGACGCCAGATCCTCGGCACACCGGTCGAAATCGGCGAGAATCGGCGCAGACACCAGTGCTTTCGACTCGGCCAATCCTTGCGGGGAGCCGAGCCGCAGACTGCGCAGGATCGCCTCGACCTCCTCGACCGGCCGCTCGGCCGCGACGGTCACCAGGCCCAACCGGGCTGCTTCGTCCGCGCCGAACTTCTCGCCCGTCAACACGTACCGGTTCGCCGCGCGTGAGGTCAGACGCGGCAGCACCGTCAGGGACACCACCGCCGGCGCCAACCCGAGCCGCGCCTCGGTGAGCGCGAAAGTGCAGGACGGCCCGGCCACGACGACGTCGCACGCCCCGACCAGGCCCATCCCGCCCGCACGGACGTGGCCGTCGAGGAACCCCACCACCGGTTTCGGCAGCGCGACGATCGCCCGCAGCAGGTCGATCAGTGCGTGGGTCGCCTCGTCCGGCCGGGAGGCTTCTGCCCTGTCGCCGGCCTCCGTCAGGTCGGCGCCCGCGCAGAAGGTGGTCCCGCTGTGGGTCAGCAGAACGGCTCGCACGTCGGAATCTTCCGCCGTCTCGGCGAGAGTCGCGCGAAGCTCGGCGACGAGTTTCGCGGACAAGGCGTTGCGGTTGTGCGGGGAATCCAGCGTGAGCGTCGCGACACCGTCGGCGACCTCGACGTGGACGAAGCGATCCGTCATCACTGCCCCTCAGTACGACTTCGGCAGGCCGAGGCTGTGCTGGGCCACGAAGTTCAGGATCATCTCACGGCTCACCGGAGCGACGCGCGCGATCCGTGCGGTCGCCAGCATCGCGGACAGGCCGTGCTCCCGCGTCAGGCCGGAACCGCCGTACGTCTGGATCGCCTGGTCCAGCGCGCGAATGCTCGCCTCCGCCGCAGCGTACTTCGCCATGTTCGCCGCTTCGCCCGCACCGTCGTCGTCGCCGCTGTCGTAGAGCACAGCGGCCTTCTGCATCATCAGCTTCGCCATCTCGAGCTCGACCTTGATCTGCGCGAGTGGGTGCGACAAGC
Coding sequences within it:
- a CDS encoding TetR/AcrR family transcriptional regulator gives rise to the protein MSTREPKQERSRATRQRLLESAIDCLADHGWQATTVSVVAEHAGVSRGAAQHHFPTREELITAALEFMTDNRLALVREEAGELPQGPERTEAILVRMVEHYTSPLFKAALQVWTAAAADESLRERIVPLEARFGRAAHRAMVELLGVDDGDRVGHRLVQGTLDMARGLGLADVLTDDSARRTQIVRQWARTLDAALSERAVSAQC
- a CDS encoding YbhB/YbcL family Raf kinase inhibitor-like protein gives rise to the protein MAVRIDELSISCRNFEPDQPIPREHAVEGVNTSVDLDITGVPADAVELAVICHDPDAPMPDGFTHWTVYGLAPETRTVDSESGRQGPNSLGKTGYTGPNPPSGHGVHRYYFWVYALDTLVDGTPTREDFLTQYGPHVLEQNRVVGTYSR
- a CDS encoding TetR/AcrR family transcriptional regulator, translated to MSASEAVRTRVRDSEPEEALSRRVLDAALGAFEENGIQRTTMHGIARRAGLGRATVYRRYPDKDAMVSAVLLREVRRFLETVDEAVGRFTDPAEQIVETYVVVMTGLRGHRLLNRLLTHDTRDVLPSMTVHAGTILAIGRDFLAEKLRAHRRAGRLPVVDPDVTAEVYVRLVHSMLLTPDGGIPDTGDERSRAFARRQLVPLLGN
- a CDS encoding enoyl-CoA hydratase family protein; this encodes MTDRFVHVEVADGVATLTLDSPHNRNALSAKLVAELRATLAETAEDSDVRAVLLTHSGTTFCAGADLTEAGDRAEASRPDEATHALIDLLRAIVALPKPVVGFLDGHVRAGGMGLVGACDVVVAGPSCTFALTEARLGLAPAVVSLTVLPRLTSRAANRYVLTGEKFGADEAARLGLVTVAAERPVEEVEAILRSLRLGSPQGLAESKALVSAPILADFDRCAEDLASRSARLFASEQAREGMMAFLEKRTPWWAR
- a CDS encoding TrmH family RNA methyltransferase, which codes for MTDPTREREIVAVAHNMRSAYNVGALLRIADVFSLSTVYCTGYTPYPEQERDHRSPELVHKLQHKIHKSALGAEHLVRCLHHPGVPALLAELSSEGFTVAGLEIDDRAVTIADYTPPGKIALLLGEETAGIPAKLRGECDVLLEIPQFGTKGSLNVAVAAGIAFYSLRCS
- a CDS encoding CobW family GTP-binding protein; the protein is MARTRIPVIVVAGFLGSGKTTLLNHLLRQSGGTRIGVIVNDFGSINIDAMAVAGQVDAMVSLDNGCLCCAVDPGELDTMVHKLSRPQSAIDVIVIEASGLADPRSIVKMLISSEEPGIRYGGFVEVVDAVEFDSTRSRHPEIDTQIDFADVVLVNKIDRVDADSRASVLRTLGTITPGTPLLPTEHGRIDPSFLFDEHARSTQPKVGEQLSLDDLCAHDEDDHEHLHTVYETVTFTSESPMDPRSLMHFLDHRPAGLYRLKGNVYFGLADHPEKFVLHTVGNYLRFHRRGWDSGETRTTSLVAIGAGLDTTDLTARLRDCVAPESSEHDEFSMLPILRFTDG
- a CDS encoding oxygenase MpaB family protein, producing the protein MQRFDRLRHILELDPERDCDEIYRLLSQYEFPWDITRSLELALFRTYAVPAIGRLLDATGEFTRCPQKRYDDTVLVLYEILQSEVDSERRRDALDQLNRIHGRYRISNDDFVYTLATFVVVPVRWIENYGWRRLHPREVRGLTNAMRRMGEGMRLDGIPETYEEFERLLDGYERERFAFDAGGKRVADATMKLFGSWFPPPLAGPVGGATRLLMDPHLLDAFALPRPPRVLRTTAQLALKLRGALIRLGPPRPDSRPVLPNTPTYPHGYEITELGPESFHRSRAASRPARVNT